One Gossypium arboreum isolate Shixiya-1 chromosome 13, ASM2569848v2, whole genome shotgun sequence genomic window, TAACAATTTTCCTCTTAAAAATTATCACATTAACTTATCTAATATATTATATCAAAATCTTacacctttaaaaaaaaaaaaataaaatacatatgagatttaattataattttaacctcgaaatttataatttaatctctctactttaatttatacaatttaattactgtataatataagtaataaatttaaattgataatattattaattattgaaatgatagtataatttattttattattagctAATCACATAACAAAAATCACGTAAAAATACAATAATAATCTTTTaccaataataaatttatattatccGGTTCAAACCCGGTTCAACAATCCCATTACCATTTTTAACACATACATACAGACACGGCACGGCTTTTGTAAAGCAGAacaccaaaattaaaaaaaaaaaaaaaagaaaagtaaaaagcGGCAGTTGGAGTAATTACGGGAAACTGTCGGGGCCCCATCTGTTACTTTCCTTGAATTTTAAGCTAacgaaaattatataaatatacatataaacttaaaacttttaattaattaattaattatttatttaaaaaaaaaccgcCGAGGAGAATCCTTAAGATGACGGTGCGCTCACCTTTCGGCTCTCTCTCGGTACAGCCAAAGTTAAAGATTCTTCCTTTCTattaaagtatatatattttccttCTTTTCTAACCGGAAAAAGGAAGAATATTTTTATCAGATTTCCCAGTTTACCCTTATTATTTCTCTTAATTCTCTCTTACACCCATCCTCCGGAAGCTTACCCCTCGTTTCTTTTTTGTATAGCGCGATCTGGGTAATTTCAAAAGAAGGGGGAAAAAATGCTTTGTAGAATGGTGTTGATGTCCCGGAAAAAGAAAGTCGGATCGGTTCCGGTTTACttgaatgtatatgatttgaCTCCGATTAATGGATACGCTTATTGGTTTGGCCTTGGGATCTATCATTCTGGTGTTCAAGGtaaagcttctttttttttttctttaaatttggtAAAGTTTCCTCCCTTTCTTTTTGGTGTTGCTAAAAAGTTAACGGGAAAGGAAAAATGGGTTGTCGTTAGATATTCCTTTTAATTACTGGTATAACGGGATTTTAATGGCCTGTCTGTTTGGTTGATGAGAAATTTGTTTGACTTTCTGCTTTTGTAATTCTGTAATCAGTGAATTAagggaaaattttgaaaaatttatatataaaaggaaGCTGTTGTTGAATGTGTTACTGTTTAGTAATACTAAGTTACTAACTAAGCTGACTGTTGGCTGCTAAATAGAATTCAAGTCCCTTGAAAAGATGAACTTCGATGGATATTATAGCATTTACATGGCATCCATGAAGTcggtaaaaatttatttttcgtaGATGTAGGGTTTTGACTATGGTTGGTTCTTGGTATATACAGTTCATGGGGTTGAATATGGTTTTGGAGCGCATGAGCATTCAACGACTGGAATTTTTGAAGTGGAACCAAAGCAATGTCCTGGTTTCACATTTAGGAAATCTATTTTGATTGGAAGGACAGATTTAGGTCCGAAAGATGTCCGCTCGTTCATGGAGAAACTTGCTAAAGAGTACTCGGGGAATTCGTACCATCTCATCACCAAGAACTGCAACCATTTCtgcaatgatgtgtgtattcagtTGGTAGGGAAGCCGATTCCGCGTTGGGTTAATCGTCTTGCTAGATTGGGTAAGAAAACAAATCGACCATCTCTTGCTTGTGGCATTATATTACTTCCGTTTAAAATCTTAGTTCATAGGTGATAGATTGGTTTTTGAGAAGATTGATGTATGCAATAGAAGAGAAAGTGATACAGCATTTCGGGTTTGCTTTCTTCTGCATTTTATCCTAATTACGTTAGTTTCATGCATTTAGGAAATGACTAAAACCGTTCATCATAAGCCGTAAAGTAACTGTTTGCATATCCACCGAGAAACTCCTATAGTAGGAGCTTTGTCGAGTGATGCTCTCGGCCTGTTGCATGAACACCACGCTCTAAACCACGCCTAGATGCTTAAACTTCTTTAATCTTTTGCAGTTTTCAGAATGTATACTCTGGTTTATTGTACTAATATTCCGATTTTTTGTTCAAATCTCTTGATACCAAAATATTTGTTGAATACAAAATAACAACACGTATATTAGCTGGCCGTGTTTATGCCGGATATGTAATCTCGATGAGAACTCACTTAGGGTAACTTGGATGCCAACCCCCTTGGTTCATCTTCAGTATCATTCTTTCAGTGAGAAACAAGTATTGGTTTTATTCATTAACACTAATTTTGATTGCTCTATGTAAAGTATTGATGATGTTGGCTGTGGCGAATGGTATAGGTTTCCTTTGCAACTGTGTTCTCCCAGCAGGGTTGAACGAGACGAAGGTTCGCCAAGTTAGATCCGAAAGTACTGGTCAAGAGGTAGAGAAGAAGAAGCTGAGAAGCCATTCGAATAGATATATACCTTCTTCCACTACCCCTCTACCCCCTTCTTTGACTTGTCCTCCTGACTCTACAACAACAACAAACGGTAGACAAAAGCGACGTCTTCGATCTTCATCACAATCATCTTTGATTCACACATCTTCGACCTCGAGTTTGAGCTTGAAGGTTTAAAAAAGTCCGACAGTTGGTACGGTTTTTAAGGGTTCACAAATGCAAATAGTTCTTACTGCCCCTCTCCCACCATGTTTTGAGCTGTTGTTGTAGATGAATGGGTTAACTGTGAATGGGAAATATCTATTTTGTTGGTTCTCATCGTGGTCTGTGCTGGTTGCCAAATGACGTAAGTGTCAAAAGCGTGTTGTGTTAGAGAAGTGTTGGATGTTTGGTAATGGAGAGGCAGAGACTATTAAAAGTGTTACGAATATGGCCCATTAAATAGTGTTTCGGCTAACGTTctaaatgtgaatgaatgattatGGCCCGACCGTGTACTACTTGGTGCGGTGGGGACCTTTGGTCACTGTTATCTTGATTCCACAAAGGTCCCACTTGTTTGAACTCCAAATCTAGGGTTTTTCACCGGAATGTTATAAAAAAAAATGCGAAAATGGGATGTTTATAAAATTAAGTACTAAAATGGTATATTTGGATGGGTGAAAGGTGGTGCATTAGCGGCACCACTCTCATTTTTTGGCATTAtacagtaaatatatatatatatatatatataattttagtaGTGGAGGGTGTCAAATAGGCGGCACTAATGGAGGGTGTCAGATAGTCGGTATTAGTTGTGCCTATCTGATAGGTGGCATTGGTGGTGTCTATTTGATAGGAGACACATCCAGTATATTTTCTCCCCATTCCCCATCCGAATCGTATAAGTTTGGAAAAGAATaacaaaaacataacataaaCGATACATAATAAATacgaatatttttattattactttaaaagataataagtaaacattttggtttaaaatataatatatataataacacgCCAATTTAATTATTATCAAAAAGATAATTTTTTCATAGAAGTtcaaaataaatttcatttttattatttattaaaaacataaaataaatttaaaaaaacataaaaattaaaacatataaactaATTCCTAATTTATCTCATAAATTCCAAATTTTATATCAATAATCTCATCTTTTACCTACatggaaaaaatattaaaataataaaaaaactaacATGCCTTTCATAAAAAATATATCTTTGGGTGGGAGAAAAATATATCTGGTGTGCCGAATATCAGATAGGCACAATTGGTGCCGCTTATCTGATACCCTCCACTGGTGCTGCCTATCTGGCACCCtatactaaaataataatttttttactgtATATTGTTAGAAAATGAGGGTGGTGCTGCCTACGCACCACCCTCCACGCATCTAAATGTACCATTTTTATACTTAATCTTAGCAACATaccattttgatattttatttttttatattattaggtaAAAACCCCAAATCAAATTACTTTTTCATATATATAGAGGAAGTTAATTTTTTAGggtgaaaattaaattgtaattttattatgttaaaatataatttcatcattttattaatttatatctttataatttttaaataattaaattaaattcttaTCATTTTTAAAGGtcgaaatataattttatttttactaatttaaaattttaaatattttaaaggatctaaataaaaaaattattttaagggtATTGGGGTCCCTACTAGCTACGCCACTACaatatttatgtatatttataaatATGTTGAAATTCACGTCCTACTAATTGTTGCAATAATAATGATATCAATTGAGTTAAAAGTTCAATTAGCAGCTTgactttttaaaatcattttgggtgtgatagtattaaaaatattaagGCGTAATGATTTATTTGGTATTTTGATTTTATAAAAAGGTTATTTTAGCTTTTAAATTTGTATTGCTTGTCAAATTATCCCAAAATATATGGAAAACATAATATCTCATTAACTTTATTGAGGTGATAATTCACTTGTATGTCGCATTAAcaattagttaattttaaaataataaaactattttttataattttaaaatttttaaaaataattttataattattttgaaaattgaaaatttaaaaaattaattaatttctggTATGGCATATATATTTTTCGGTAATTTGACAAACAAcacaaatttaaaaactaaaaagacgaaaaattaaataaaaagctaaaataattttttttataaaattgaagggttaaataagttattatgctaaaatttaaatttatgaatATAGTACCAAAAGTTTAAAATAAGAATTTAAAAAAAGAAGTGAATAATGCACGttctttaattaaaatattatctaaaatctttaatgttccaatatataaaaaaaatggatATTTATAAATATTCAAATCTGTACATTGTCCCAGCTTTGAACCAACAAAGATCAGCCCTGAAGTATGTCCAATGTAGAAAGCCCATTCTTCACCAAGTTGTTTGCTCaaatcttcttctttttattttttaagtaattactaaattatttaaagttttgaatactaataaaatattaaattaatttctaaaattatattaattataaaatatataaattataggttaaaatttataatattaaatttaaaaaatgaatgGTTGGGATTTCACCGTAAGTTTCAAGGATTTACGGACTGATACCGTAAATCGACCCTATCAACAATGATTTAACTTATTTTGTTTTCCCTCTTTTGTATAAATATTGTATAATCTAATCCACACAATTCTTTTCTTGCTCTATTCATCATTTAAGTGTATTTGTTTAGATAACATGCCACATCACATAAAAAATATGATGTTATGTTTTAAatcaatattatattatttaattaaattcacTTCAtaaatttagtaatttttcaattattataaaaataaatattttataatttttaagaggACCTTTATACTCATTTTAGAAAACAAAGAGATGTAAATGTAGTTAACATTATAGTTCAAATCGGATCAAGTACATTTTGAGGAGTCAAATTCTCATCTCTAGGATATTTCAAACGAAAAATAAATGGCCAAAATTAGAGGAGATTGgattgattgattgattgattgattgGGTTTCAATAATAATCACATGGTCAAACAGTTAACCTTGACAACTTTAAGTCATTTTCTCATCACCTTTGGTGTCGTTTTAGATCGACTATATCCCTTATCAACACACAAAATTTAACGTAACCCACTGGCGAAAGAGTTCACCCTACACCCATCTCTCATGTGCATCTTGATAAGCTGtaaaaagtaacatattttaatcttatttttaatgtatttttggatgattaatgaTGTGAATGagtgaatttgatgcttttaatcttttaaattcatgtttctatacttaggagagcatttgggagcgaaAAGACAaaaaaacgagccaaaatcaGACGAATAGAGCTGTTTCTAGgatccacacgggctggccacacacccatgtgccagcctgtaTCGATATCGCACCCTGCTTTTCAGATACGTGGAAAAACTCAAATTTTAGGCTTTTCGAGcactctaaagtctataaataccaattaaaAGAAGACCTAAGAGGGCACTCAGAGAAGATTGAAGAGAACACTCGAAGAATGCCATTGGAATCAACTCGGAagaggatctccttcaagatcaaagatctccatttaatttccttcgaagttttattgagttttttacatattaatttaccgtttattgaagctctttcgcaaatGCCCAATtccgttaaatttttaaaagagcttttggcaaacaaacggaagttagatgagttgtcgcatgtggagctaaatgcagtttgctcaggcatattacaaaataaactacccacaaattgaaagatccaacgagttttactattccttgtttaattggtagtttgaatattAATAatactttggctgatttaggggcgagtattaatgtcatgcctataaaatgtttaaacaattaggtccTGGGAAGCCCAAACAAACTAAgctgagtattcaattagcataTAGAATcattagatttcctagaggtattattgaagatgttcttgtaaaaattgataaattcatattcccagttgattttattattttagacatggatgaggaaaGTGACGTACCTTTGATTCTAGGTCGGCtgtttttagcaactactagaactattattgatATTGGTAAAGATGAATTAATACTTCATGTAGGTGACGAAACGATTACTCTCAAAGCTCGTAATTCTGTTAAGACATCTAGTGATCGAGATGATTTTACAAGTTCTGTTAATATGAGTAACCATGTGGCTCaaacttctttgcaggaaaccTCTCAGAAAAATACAATGGAGTCATGTTCCAGTCCATAAGACAGAAGCAGAATGGTTTACAATGAACGAATGTTACAAATCGATGAATTAGATGAACGGCGGACACCTGTCAAGGAGAAACCGAGAAAAGATGATGAAGAGCCAAAACGACGCCCTGACAAGCATGTGGATGGAACAAGCCAATTtaaggttggggacaaggtactGCTAGATCAAACGGATCATCAAATTGCCACTTCGGAGCTTGATACAAACGAATCAAATCCCTTTACGGTATTGAATTTCTTCCCATACAGTACAGTCGATGTAACTCATTCTGAATttggcacatttaaggtaaatagCACTCTGacttaaaccttattttgataatagaattgataATGAGAAAGAGGAGTTTCGACTTCACGAGCCACTGTGACTAtgcgaatacgaggtaagtcgagcttaaactTTAAATAAGTGCtcctcgggaggcaacccaagtgtTAACATtgctaattttgttaattttatttcatgttatttttaaaattaattaattttttaaaaaataaaaaaaatttaaaaaaatgtgtTTTTGACCCACGTAGCCTGGACTCAGAGGCATGTCCCAAGCCGTGTGCACTAAAAGGGGTTCAACAGTGATAGTTAAATCGATCAAGTCATTAATTTTTATCATTGATGAATGTATTTGAGAAGTCTTTGTATTAtaagaattgaatcaaattaatcCTCTTACTATTACCTTgtactattatttttttttttaatttatccatttaataatatatatattttaaccctTACTTATTGTTCCATGTTGAAGAACAAATGGGTTAGcaagaaataaaataattaacgTGAGATTATCTTCAGTTTCTCCAGGCATATACAAGCAAAGAGAAGCCAGTTGGAGCATTCCTTAACTCACTCTCCTCCACGCTTGCTTACCCTATTACCGAAAAGCTACCTCCTGAACAAGCTGGAGACATTGATACTGATGAAGACAACGAGCTTCCACCACTCCTCACCAAGCTTTTCCCCATTTTTCTCCACTCTATCCCTTTCATGCTAAACCTACGCCAACTCTTCTGCCTCCAAACCTCCCCCTCGTTCTCCTTCAAAGGACTCACCACTTCTTTACTCACGTCCCATTCAAGATTTTCAGAGCCTTCGTTTTCGAACTTGAACATGAACACTGCTTGCCCTTTGTTCAAACCCTGATTAAACAGCCAGTTATATACGTCCCACGAGACCTGTATCCACACCCCATCAGCTACTTCAATCCTCTCATGGCCTCTAAATTTCCATTTAAGTCCCTTTATTTGCAAAACACTTTCTTTATCCACCCTAAAAGACAGCTTTGCATCCTCGTTTACGTTTCAATCAATGGAGATCTCCCTGTTTTTGCCTCCTAATCTAGCTTTCGTGTTGTAAACATCGTTGTCGTGTACGTGTTCTCTTCTCAAAACAAGAGCTTGGCTTCTCCCAGGCTTATTATAAGCTTTGGTTCTAGCATAAGCCATAAGCTTCTCTGATGGAATCACCAACAAGAAGCGTCATTTCTCCATCAACAACAACAGCAATATAGAATCAAGAATCGGGTTCAGGACCGGATCCTAACTTGGCCCTGGAAAGTTCCCAGAAAACTTAGACAATAGGGACTGTGGGAGTGCTAAGTTTTTTACATCCGTACTTCTTCCAAAAAATAAAGGGTTTGATAGGGAGATGAAAATGGAGGGTGGAGGAGGAAAGGGAGGCCGGGAGAGAAATAGGAGAAGAGGTAGAGCAATGAGAGAAAGGGTGGAGGTGGACGTGGACGTGGAGAGAGTGGCCGTGGTCGAGGAAGGTGCGAGACCAAGTGAGGGAAAAAAGGCCGAGACTTGTGTGGTAGACTTGTAGCAATGTTAGTTTTAACATAGGTTTGCTGTGGTAGTGTCGGCGGGGCAAAGTGTTTGTTGCTGTGGACTGATGGTGGTGGCATTGGTCGGACATTGtattttttgttagcttgagcttGTAAGATGTGAGAGGTTTAAGCTTTTAAATTTCAAGGGCTTGGGGTACCATGTAAAGTATATGCAACTATTTACAAAATATAATTGGGTAAATAAACAACATCCAACTAGTTTGTAATAGGCTTATGAGAAAAATTCCCACAGCCTTGTTTTTTTtagtattattgcatgtgttaaGAAAAGATAAATCACGAATGACTCTTTCATATTGTAATaggcttatatatatactttttgtttttgttttttttttcagtgCTTTATTAGTCCTTTATCATAGATATATACTTTTCAAGGTGCATGCAAGCTCAAAATGCATCTGGAAATGGATAAAGCAAATACTGAAGGAACAATTAGGAAAAAAAAAGGGGCAAAAGGTGCCTTATATGCCGTGTGAACTCAAGTAATGTTCAATATATGATAAGGCTGAGCTCAACATTAACATCTATAAATCTTGAAGGCAAAGCTCAGAGCCCTTGCCTGCTCTAATTGATCCAAGGCCAGAAAGACTACTTTTCATTAGATGGTCCAATAACATTTTTCTTATTACGGGGTCAAGGGTGTGACTAGGACCTTAGCCATGTGGATGTTGGCACTAACATGATCGTCCATGAGTGAGAGAGCAGAGACATTGCCATACATTGCACCATGAACCTAATTCCAGAGCAGCTGTTTGAATCAAGTCTTGTCTGAAAAGTTATAGGCCCTACAAACAAAAGTCTTTGCTTCTTTCTTGTTAAGCAATTTTGAAGGGGTTTTAGTTTTTCATGCACCAGAATCATAGCTGGTTGAAAATATTTTGGCCTTTTTCAAGGGTGTCTGTCACCAAAACTTTTTTTCGTCCTGAAAAAAAGGAATTTAGCCTTTTTGAATTGTTTTTTGGTATGCCTCAATTGACCCAATGCAAGCACACTTGGTGGGATTACCATGATTGGTTTTGACTACATTTCTAATTCTAACCGAGTTATGTTAATGATAGTTACCCCTTTGAAAAGTTACAAAAACATCAAGGTAAATACATGCATCATCAAATGGGTCACCTGGTAGACACTACGACCTAAACAGAGGTTCTCCAACACTTGGAAATTTGGAAAAAATAGCTTGTAGTTGCTAAGAATGGTTTAAATTAGCGAATCAATACCATTAGCATGGAAACAAATGTAAAGACCAGTTGACATCCAATGTATTAAACACTGAAATTGAATAGTTCAATGGAACTATAGTGAAGCAGTTCCTCTATCTCTTGAACTGGCAGCAATGGTCTTTTTTCAACTACACTAACAACTCCCTTTCCATTGTCTGTCCCTGCAGCAATGCCATTGTTGCTGTCAACATGTGGAGTTGGTGCCTTGTTTTGTGTCCCCTGCCCTGATTGTTGTTTTGTCATTTGAAGTGAAGCCATGTAAC contains:
- the LOC108461355 gene encoding deSI-like protein At4g17486; the encoded protein is MLCRMVLMSRKKKVGSVPVYLNVYDLTPINGYAYWFGLGIYHSGVQVHGVEYGFGAHEHSTTGIFEVEPKQCPGFTFRKSILIGRTDLGPKDVRSFMEKLAKEYSGNSYHLITKNCNHFCNDVCIQLVGKPIPRWVNRLARLGFLCNCVLPAGLNETKVRQVRSESTGQEVEKKKLRSHSNRYIPSSTTPLPPSLTCPPDSTTTTNGRQKRRLRSSSQSSLIHTSSTSSLSLKV